One stretch of Muribaculum intestinale DNA includes these proteins:
- a CDS encoding BT_3928 family protein, which produces MSPRTTILVWICRIIVGSTFVVSGISKTIDLWGFVYKIDQYLAVWQMPMPHGVVFTGATALAAVEFLLGFLLITGSYKRTCAWLIGLIMAGMLPLTLYIMIADPVADCGCFGDMWVISNTATFLKNVVLTALVIYLILRNSSVPGLFTTYSQWLVAVIAIIYVLLIAIFGYNIQPLIDFRPYPVGTPIGELARNSGDGYIPEYIFVYEKDGVRRDFTEDSIPDDSWVFVERKEKPAEGNISHDSIGYDGMITVYDENGDDATADAISAEGEEILLLIPDLHGIDVSSTYLINEIDRHINSRGGTMAAIIAADSDGVDMWRDLSMASYSIYTSEDTSIKEIARGSIAVVYLSDGIIRWKRTLSSIDSEIFEHPGPDTLASLGFSGKTIMLTLTMFFCGLELFLWILDRSGRAVKLHFTRRNQKK; this is translated from the coding sequence GTGTCTCCCCGCACTACAATACTGGTATGGATATGCCGTATAATAGTAGGCTCTACTTTTGTCGTATCCGGTATATCCAAGACCATAGATTTATGGGGGTTTGTATACAAAATCGACCAGTATCTGGCCGTGTGGCAGATGCCTATGCCGCATGGTGTGGTGTTTACCGGCGCTACAGCTCTTGCAGCGGTGGAATTTCTGTTGGGCTTTCTGCTTATTACCGGCAGCTACAAGCGCACATGTGCATGGCTGATAGGCCTTATCATGGCCGGCATGCTTCCGCTCACATTATATATAATGATAGCTGATCCGGTGGCCGACTGCGGATGTTTCGGCGACATGTGGGTGATATCAAATACGGCAACTTTTCTCAAGAATGTAGTTCTGACGGCACTTGTCATATACCTTATTTTAAGGAATTCAAGCGTACCCGGGTTGTTTACCACGTATAGTCAATGGCTTGTTGCCGTTATAGCCATCATATATGTTCTCTTAATAGCAATATTCGGCTATAATATCCAGCCGCTTATCGACTTCCGACCATATCCAGTAGGCACACCAATAGGAGAACTTGCGCGCAATAGCGGTGACGGTTACATACCCGAGTATATATTTGTATATGAAAAAGATGGTGTAAGGCGTGATTTCACCGAGGATTCCATACCGGATGATTCATGGGTATTTGTTGAACGCAAGGAGAAGCCGGCAGAGGGCAACATAAGTCATGACAGTATCGGCTATGATGGTATGATTACTGTATATGACGAAAATGGAGATGACGCCACTGCTGATGCTATCTCAGCCGAAGGTGAGGAGATACTGCTTCTTATCCCGGACTTACACGGCATAGATGTGTCTTCTACATATCTTATAAACGAGATTGACAGACATATCAATTCGCGAGGCGGCACAATGGCCGCAATAATCGCGGCCGACAGCGACGGAGTGGATATGTGGCGCGACCTGTCGATGGCGTCATACTCTATTTATACCAGTGAAGACACATCGATAAAGGAAATCGCCCGTGGCAGTATTGCTGTAGTCTATCTTAGCGATGGCATTATCCGATGGAAGCGTACTCTCAGTTCGATTGATTCCGAAATTTTCGAGCATCCCGGTCCGGATACTTTGGCATCACTCGGATTTTCCGGAAAGACCATAATGCTGACTCTGACGATGTTTTTTTGCGGTCTTGAACTTTTCTTATGGATTCTTGACAGAAGTGGTAGGGCTGTTAAATTGCATTTTACTCGCAGGAATCAAAAAAAATAA
- a CDS encoding HdeD family acid-resistance protein gives MSLSKLNFLGYSKSWWLVLIAGIVMVLCGFAYWFWPVAGYAVASQIFGWLLILAGIVQLIVAAGPHFPKGWGWWIAGGMIDMFIGFLMVRSIILSEEVFPYFLALIFIYWGITMIISSVNGHKGKYWWLYLINGILLMLIGFFFVEAGWIQNMEMVSFLTSLAFIYWGFSICMFAYDIKPQVGQGN, from the coding sequence ATGAGTCTCTCAAAATTAAACTTCCTGGGCTACTCCAAGAGCTGGTGGCTCGTGTTGATAGCCGGTATCGTAATGGTGTTGTGCGGTTTCGCATACTGGTTTTGGCCGGTAGCAGGGTATGCTGTTGCGTCCCAGATATTCGGCTGGCTTCTGATTCTTGCCGGTATTGTACAGCTTATAGTAGCTGCTGGGCCCCATTTTCCGAAAGGATGGGGATGGTGGATTGCCGGAGGTATGATTGACATGTTTATCGGATTCCTTATGGTGAGAAGCATCATTCTGTCGGAAGAGGTATTCCCCTACTTCCTTGCTCTTATTTTCATTTATTGGGGCATCACGATGATTATAAGTTCGGTCAACGGGCATAAGGGAAAATACTGGTGGCTGTATCTGATAAACGGCATACTGCTTATGCTTATCGGATTTTTCTTCGTAGAGGCCGGATGGATTCAGAATATGGAGATGGTCAGCTTCCTTACTTCTCTGGCATTTATCTACTGGGGCTTCTCGATATGCATGTTTGCCTATGATATCAAGCCACAGGTTGGCCAAGGCAATTAA
- a CDS encoding DUF1599 domain-containing protein yields the protein MADTAQQFSKVGTMCRDIFEKKLKDYGSSWRLMRPESLTDQIYIKAARIRSLETKSEHRVEEGVIPEWVGIVNYGVIALIQLEKGWADTADLSIEDALALYDRHLECAFALMLDKNHDYDEAWRKMRVSSFTDIILQKLWRTKQIEDNQGTTLISEGLDANYKDMINYAAFALIKLTGIE from the coding sequence ATGGCAGATACCGCACAACAATTCAGTAAGGTAGGCACTATGTGCCGCGACATATTCGAAAAAAAACTCAAGGATTATGGTTCCTCATGGCGTCTGATGCGTCCGGAGTCGCTGACCGACCAGATTTACATAAAGGCAGCACGCATACGCTCGCTTGAGACAAAATCTGAGCATCGTGTGGAGGAAGGGGTCATACCTGAGTGGGTTGGCATAGTCAATTATGGAGTAATAGCACTCATCCAGCTCGAAAAAGGATGGGCCGATACCGCTGATTTGTCAATCGAGGATGCTCTTGCTCTTTATGACAGACATCTGGAATGCGCTTTCGCTCTAATGCTTGACAAGAATCATGATTATGATGAAGCCTGGCGTAAGATGAGAGTGTCTTCATTTACGGATATAATACTCCAAAAACTATGGCGTACGAAGCAGATTGAAGACAATCAAGGCACAACGCTTATAAGTGAAGGACTTGACGCCAACTATAAGGATATGATAAACTATGCAGCTTTCGCCCTTATCAAACTCACCGGCATCGAGTAA
- the tpiA gene encoding triose-phosphate isomerase gives MRKNVVAGNWKMNTTLQEGVALAKEVNEALCGVTPKCDVVICTPFTHLASVNAVIDTNKLGLGAENCADHKSGAYTGEVSAPMVASTGATYVILGHSERRQYYGETSEILKEKVALALENNLTPIFCIGEVLAEREDGSYNEVVKKQIEEALFHLSAEEFGKIILAYEPVWAIGTGKTATPEQAEDMHAHIRNLIAERYGKEVADNTSILYGGSCKPSNAKELFAKPDIDGGLIGGAALDAASFMGIVTAF, from the coding sequence ATGAGAAAAAATGTAGTAGCCGGCAACTGGAAGATGAACACAACTCTCCAGGAAGGCGTGGCTCTTGCCAAAGAAGTCAACGAGGCCCTCTGTGGCGTAACACCCAAATGCGACGTGGTTATCTGCACCCCGTTCACTCACCTTGCATCTGTAAACGCTGTAATCGACACAAATAAGTTGGGTCTGGGCGCTGAAAACTGTGCCGACCACAAGTCGGGCGCTTACACCGGCGAGGTTTCCGCACCTATGGTGGCTTCAACCGGCGCGACATACGTGATTCTCGGTCACTCGGAGCGTCGTCAGTACTACGGTGAAACTTCTGAAATACTGAAAGAGAAGGTAGCTCTTGCCCTTGAGAACAACCTTACCCCTATTTTCTGCATCGGCGAGGTGCTTGCCGAGCGTGAGGACGGTTCTTACAACGAGGTAGTAAAGAAGCAGATTGAAGAGGCTCTCTTCCATCTGTCGGCCGAGGAATTCGGCAAGATTATTCTTGCTTACGAACCCGTATGGGCTATCGGCACCGGCAAGACTGCTACTCCCGAGCAGGCTGAGGACATGCACGCTCATATCCGCAACCTCATTGCAGAGCGTTACGGCAAGGAAGTAGCCGACAATACCTCTATCCTCTATGGCGGCAGCTGCAAGCCCTCAAATGCAAAAGAACTCTTTGCCAAGCCCGACATCGATGGCGGTCTTATCGGTGGCGCAGCTCTTGATGCAGCCTCTTTCATGGGTATCGTTACCGCGTTCTAA